TTTCCCAGGGAGCCCACATGATGTTTGATTTCTTTGTTCTGCTGCGCCTTGGGCATCACCTCCTCCAGATAAAACCGGATCATATCCAACATGGCCTGGCAGCCCAGGTAGCTCTACGGCAAGCCAGAGAAGAAGGTGCGTGAGGCTTGAGGAGGAGGTCGTGGAGGATAGGGatgagggggatggggatggggtgggggggcggctccTTGAGCAAAGGTTCCTCGCTGAGCACCTTCTCCTGATCCTGTTCCTTCCTCGGGACATCCTCGGGGATCCTCCCTCTGAGTCAAGTGCTGCACCAGGTAAACCTCTCACTTTCACTTACTGCCTCATGCCAGACAGGGCCCGCATCCCAGTGACTGACTTATTTCGTGTCTGTCCCGACGATTAgggacggtgcctggctcatagtaagcgcttggccaTCACCACGATTAGTATTCTGATTAAATTTTTCTGGGAATGATCAATCGAtggatggtattcactgagcgcttactgtgtacagagtactgcactgtgcacttgggaaagcacaatacaacagagtcggcactGGCAggtgtgttccccgcccacagcgaacttacagtttagaggggaagacagacattgatataaataagtatgATGAACACGGACTTCCAGAATTTGCCTGCAAAACCCACTGAAGTTGCTCTGGTCTTCACCACACACACATCCCTGCCCGGAGGAAGCTGAGCTGAGGGAAATGCCCCGAGGGGACAAGCCTCACCTTAAAATCTTCCAGCAGGTTGGCCTTGAGCAAGATCGTGTCCAAATCCTCATCTTTCTTCTGCTGTAAGAAGCACAGGATGGAACCGTGAGGAGGGGTGCAAAAGCAGTCGTCCTGTACTTTTGGTTTACAGAGAGTTCATGTGGGGGAAGCACCTGGCGGAGGGCTTATAAAAGGGGAACTCAGACGTCTTGAAATGAAGGGTTTTGGATGGCGGAGCTGCCATTTTTCAGATCTGGTTGGAAATGAGAGCTCCCTCTTTGCATCTGGTTTCACTTAGGGTTCTGCCACTTTGGGGGCAGAGGTGGAAAGCGGGCACcctgttgtggggaggagggcctGCCCCCGTCCGCTCCACTCCCCCGCCGGCTTCTGCCCAGCTCGGATCTCAGCAACCCCTCTCTCTGTGGAAAGCATCCCCCTCTGGGTCCCGAATTCACTTCCGAGTTCAAGCAATCAGTCCATCGATTCGTCAAGGGCCGTCAGTGCACCCCGGGTCAAAGTCCTTCATTCCACGGGAAGGTTTACCGCGTTAAGCGCCTAGTTCGGGGTGAGGCGTCGATTAAATACGGCCCACCTCGATTCTGACATTctgctcccttttcccccacagGGCCGGTTCTTCTCAAGTCTCCTTTGTCAGGTACCGAGTCAGACGGCAGCATCTAAATGCTCGGACCATTTTACCGGTGCCCATTTACCCCGCGTTCACCTTCGGTTTAACTCGGtgaactctccattttacaggtcaggtactGAAGAAGTGTCATTCAAATGGCTGTCCCGTGGGAACGCTTCCTGAAATTACCTTTCGTAATTTTCCTTGGCTCCTCTCCGCTTTAGCACGCTTACAAGAAGAGTAGCCAGAGCGAGCCGGTCACTATGGagcttttcattcgttcattcaatagtatttattgagcgcttactatgtgcagagcattgtactaagcaattggaatgaacAGAGGAACTCCATCGCTCAGATTCTGGAAGAGCCTGCTGAAGAAcaccctcactctctccccagcACGCCTGAGGCATTTTTGATGCCGAGGGTTGAATCATTTCTAAATAACATGAGACCAGGTTAAGAAAGTCCTGCAGTTGCAAAATCTCCCCTTAGGGGGTGGTGAGAGTTTTGCAGCTTGCGAAAGGAGTCGATACCGAGAAAAGTTTCTTGGTGTGCAGAAACTGCGAGTGCCACACTGCAAAAACGTTGGCTCTTCAAGAGAGAAGCAAACGCTCAAAGCACATCATTTCTCTCAGCGTCACGGTCCAGCAGGAGACACCAACCCCAGCAGCCCCAGAGTGGAAGAAAATTTTGGAGCCAGTGGATCGGTTTAGCAGGATCAGGGCAGAGCAGAAGCAGGGGACAGAAGGAGAAAAGGCGGCGAGAGGCATCATCGATACTTACAAAGTAGTTTTTCACCGTCTGGAAAGTAGATCGCAGCTCTCTGAGCATGGTGGGCAAGGTGTCTGAGAGGCTGACACAGTTCTCTGCCGATGGGGAGTTCTGGCCCCAGGCTGGTTCCACGCTGAAGATGCAAACCAGGGAAAGCAGTAGGAGGAGGCGACGCATGCTGGGGTGAGTCCCTCTTCTCGTCGGTTGGCGACGAGCTCGGTTTTGTCAGAGCGAACCCCGATATACAGCCCTGCACCTTTAGGGTCCCCATTTATAGTCTCAAAAGCCGGCTGACTTTCCAAGGTGTCAGTCAAATGTCATATGTCATAGATTTCCTGGCAAGAGATTTCCTGTGTCAaagcccctccctttttccccaccTAAGATCGTATTGGGTGGTAGGAGCTTTTGggctttgagggtttttttgcaTTGGTAGGTTCTTAAAAATATGCGACACTCGTGTGCACTCAGTTTGCCTGACCAGAACTTCTGCATTAGGGCTATTTttagaatggaaggagggagggagtcttaTCAAAGGGACAATCTCCTCTTTTGCCATTCGGCAAAATGCTTACATAAATGGCGATTTCCTTCCTCCAGTGGGGCATCGTGAGCGGTACCTATCAGCCGTGGGCACGGAGGCCCAGCAACTGATGCCGGGAACCTGTTCCTAAGCTATTAAACAGTTTCAAGCGCCCCCTGGACTTCTGCTGGGAATTCTTTCAGCCAGTCGAACGATGATCTGTACTGAGCTCTAGCTGTGTGCagcgcacggtactaagcacttgg
This sequence is a window from Ornithorhynchus anatinus isolate Pmale09 chromosome 7, mOrnAna1.pri.v4, whole genome shotgun sequence. Protein-coding genes within it:
- the IL10 gene encoding interleukin-10, with amino-acid sequence MRRLLLLLSLVCIFSVEPAWGQNSPSAENCVSLSDTLPTMLRELRSTFQTVKNYFQKKDEDLDTILLKANLLEDFKSYLGCQAMLDMIRFYLEEVMPKAQQNKEIKHHVGSLGNKLQSLQHQLKRCHRFLPCEKRSKAIEEIKETYGQLKEKGIYKAMGEFDIFINYLESYLMQPKPK